TCATGGCGCTTCTATCGTTCGACGGTCTCTCAAGAAACGGCTTTACGCACGTTACATGATCAATTGGACTTCGGTTGGTTAGCTGAACAACGACACGGGTGTATCGTCATTTCTGGATCGACAGGTGCAGGAAAGACGACGATGTTATATTCCTTGATGAGTGCAATGGAAGAAAAGCGAATCATCTCGATTGAAGATCCGGTGGAATGTACGGTACCAAACGTCTTACAACTGGAACTAAATGAAAAAGCAGGATTCACTGCTACGCGATGTTTCGAGGAAATATTGCGAGCGGATCCGGATTGGATTGCTTTTGGTGAGGTGCGGACGAGGGAGGCGGCACGTCTGACGATGAATGCCGCACTTAGTGGTCACGTCGTATTGTTTACGTTACACGCTGGAAGTATTGATGAGGCACGATTGCGATTGCACAGTTTAGGTATCGAAGAGTCAGAGCTGGCTGTCTGTCAACGCATCATTCATCTCGAGCGAAAAGGAGAGGATGTCCGCTGTACCGTCAGAAA
This region of Exiguobacterium acetylicum DSM 20416 genomic DNA includes:
- a CDS encoding ATPase, T2SS/T4P/T4SS family; amino-acid sequence: MKEWTTQLMERFESLGATDVHFVPNEACVRIVCRTGDGLCEQEEVELTRYRTLVSHVRYEANLKEQNERIPQSGLYPHGKKGMRVSLLPSRQGDAMSWRFYRSTVSQETALRTLHDQLDFGWLAEQRHGCIVISGSTGAGKTTMLYSLMSAMEEKRIISIEDPVECTVPNVLQLELNEKAGFTATRCFEEILRADPDWIAFGEVRTREAARLTMNAALSGHVVLFTLHAGSIDEARLRLHSLGIEESELAVCQRIIHLERKGEDVRCTVRNLQAAIKVGS